The DNA sequence CCGCCCCAAAAGCCAGAGGACAATAGATGATTAAAAAGATCAGCCCTGATTTTATGAGCTTGTTCAATGGGCAGGTTCCTCAATTTCCTTCATTACAGTTTTATAGATTTCTGCAATCTCTTTCCCGGTACGCTTAACATCTAACAAATTTTGAGTGAGGGCTTGGCCTCGCCGGGCCCGTATTAATGATTCATCTGGATCGCGCAGCACATCGATGATGGCCTTTGCAAGTAAATCCGGACGCCGAGAGGGTACCAGCCAGCCGCTCTCCCCGTCAATCACTAGATCGGGGAAGCCCCCAACTCTGGTAGCAATAGTTGGGCGGCAAGCCAGCAGTGATTCGACAACTCCTCCCAAATTCTCGGAATGGGATGGATGTACTGCAACATCGAAGTCTGGATAGAGTTGAGGTACATCCATTCTTGTGCCGAGAAAAAAAATCCGCTCTCCACATCGTTTTTTGCCATATTTCATAACGCTATCTTCATAAGCAATAGCATTGTTCCAGGCACCACCAATGAAAACACCAGCTATATCGAGACCTTTCTCAAGACAGATTGAGATCGCATCAATTAGATCTTCATGCCCCTTAATACCTCGAGTTTGCCGCAGATACCACTTAGGTGCATACATGAAAGCTACCATGCCAACCAATCTTACCTTGTCATCAATACCTAATTCCTTTCGAAGCTTATGTTTCTCATGAACAGTAAAAATAGCCGGATCCGTACCATAATATGATAAAAACAGTCGATTCCGAGTGATTCCAGAGGCGCTATACCTTTCATAG is a window from the bacterium genome containing:
- a CDS encoding glycosyltransferase family 4 protein, producing MRLALGKNHPIPRLFQVPGPLHLEHAFFRRAEIATAGSLDYWIASCRWSYERYSASGITRNRLFLSYYGTDPAIFTVHEKHKLRKELGIDDKVRLVGMVAFMYAPKWYLRQTRGIKGHEDLIDAISICLEKGLDIAGVFIGGAWNNAIAYEDSVMKYGKKRCGERIFFLGTRMDVPQLYPDFDVAVHPSHSENLGGVVESLLACRPTIATRVGGFPDLVIDGESGWLVPSRRPDLLAKAIIDVLRDPDESLIRARRGQALTQNLLDVKRTGKEIAEIYKTVMKEIEEPAH